A window of Rhododendron vialii isolate Sample 1 chromosome 13a, ASM3025357v1 contains these coding sequences:
- the LOC131314163 gene encoding non-classical arabinogalactan protein 31-like produces the protein MAKALVLLQLTLLLAAACFTVSGNEPEGVAFSAQSPSPFHHSPIYPPSESPKYPNSHPPYPDPHRQKIQPPSQPPVYPPTQSPVQYPPSYPLPKRSLLAVQGVVFCKPCNYSGVDTLMGATPLVDASVKLECNNTKRPLVQEAKTDKNGYFYMMAPNSITTFGSHKCKVFLSSSPMATCNKPTDLHYGMQGAILMPQKLPQPPAQAPELSPLSARDDPAVLSPYELFTVGPFAFEPQTICPH, from the exons ATGGCTAAAGCTCTCGTCCTTCTGCAGCTCACACTGCTGCTAGCGGCCGCCTGCTTCACTGTCTCAGGCAATGAGCCTGAGGGAGTAGCTTTCTCGGCTCAGTCTCCCTCCCCTTTCCACCATTCCCCAATCTACCCTCCATCCGAATCCCCAAAATACCCCAACAGCCACCCTCCCTATCCCGACCCCCACCGCCAGAAGATCCAACCCCCGAGTCAGCCACCGGTTTATCCCCCAACTCAATCACCGGTTCAGTATCCGCCGAGTTACCCCCTCCCCAAGAGGAGTCTTCTGGCCGTTCAAGGAGTTGTGTTTTGCAAGCCTTGCAACTACTCTGGGGTTGACACCCTTATGGGGGCTACCCCACTCGTTG ATGCTTCTGTGAAACTCGAGTGCAACAACACAAAGAGGCCACTAGTCCAAGAGGCCAAGACAGACAAGAATGGCTACTTCTACATGATGGCCCCAAACAGCATCACCACATTTGGTTCCCACAAGTGCAAGGTCTTCCTGTCCTCCTCCCCAATGGCTACCTGCAACAAGCCCACAGATCTCCACTACGGGATGCAGGGTGCCATCTTGATGCCTCAGAAGCTGCCGCAGCCGCCTGCCCAAGCCCCTGAACTGAGCCCTCTCTCAGCTCGTGACGACCCAGCAGTACTGTCCCCATATGAACTATTCACAGTTGGGCCCTTTGCCTTTGAACCCCAAACCATATGCCCACATTGA
- the LOC131313472 gene encoding protein RALF-like 22 yields the protein MALVRGGLFLLLLSLAAVAESSFSFNEASLESAAHFDIDALRSRHVSTCNGQVGDCIDVEEEMMMGSEGARRVLARQRYISYGALRANNVPCTKRGRSYYNCNTRGRANPYSRGCSRITRCARG from the exons ATGGCTCTCGTCCGGGGTGGTttgttcctcctcctcctgtcCTTGGCCGCGGTGGCCGAGTCCTCGTTCTCCTTCAACGAGGCAAGCTTGGAAAGCGCTGCGCATTTCGACATTGACGCGTTGCGGTCTCGTCACGTCTCCACGTGCAATGGACAAGTCGGCGACTGTATCGACGTGGAAGAAGAGATGATGATGGGTTCTGAGGGAGCCCGTCGTGTTCTTGCTCGCCAGAG GTATATCAGCTACGGTGCGCTTAGGGCAAACAATGTCCCATGCACCAAACGTGGCCGGTCCTACTACAACTGCAACACGAGGGGAAGGGCTAACCCTTACTCCCGTGGCTGCAGTCGCATCACAAGGTGTGCTAGGGGCTAA